In Candidatus Cohnella colombiensis, one DNA window encodes the following:
- the hflX gene encoding GTPase HflX, whose amino-acid sequence MKMSTYETNSNEQEKAILISLITYAVKQSGADPEHSMEELVSLAETAGVAVIDTMMQQREVPDSKWFVGKGKAQEIRELAEQTGATTAIFDQELSGAQVRNLEEALDLKIIDRTQLILDIFAGRAKTREGILQVELAQLTYLLPRLSGHGKNLSRLGGGIGTRGPGETKLETDRRHIRDRISELERQLDNVNQHRILHRERRRKAGVVQVALVGYTNAGKSTLLRQLTAADVLAEDKLFATLDPTSRALSLPSGKEVLLTDTVGFIQNLPHKLVAAFRATLEEANEADLLLHVVDASSPMRERQQQVVDEVLQELGAGGKPTLIVLNKIDLCNAETLSLMVGGPETIRVNAFAAADLEALLVMIEDKLLGDTAQFKIPAARGDLAALLYRVGDVIEQGSEEEDLLFVVRLNPVDMEKYGRSLTEYRV is encoded by the coding sequence ATGAAGATGAGTACGTATGAGACGAACTCAAATGAGCAAGAGAAAGCGATACTAATCAGCTTGATTACGTATGCAGTGAAGCAATCTGGTGCTGATCCTGAGCATTCGATGGAAGAGCTTGTATCTTTGGCAGAAACGGCAGGTGTTGCGGTCATCGACACGATGATGCAGCAGCGTGAAGTGCCGGATTCCAAATGGTTTGTCGGGAAAGGTAAAGCGCAAGAAATACGTGAGTTAGCGGAACAGACCGGCGCGACAACAGCGATTTTCGACCAAGAGCTTTCTGGAGCTCAAGTGCGTAATCTTGAAGAAGCGCTTGATTTGAAGATTATTGATCGAACACAACTCATATTGGATATTTTTGCAGGACGTGCGAAGACGAGAGAAGGCATTCTTCAAGTTGAGCTTGCCCAGCTTACATACTTGCTTCCAAGGTTATCTGGACATGGCAAAAACCTATCGCGACTCGGTGGTGGCATTGGAACGAGAGGCCCTGGTGAGACGAAGCTCGAAACCGATCGTCGTCATATTCGCGATCGGATCAGCGAGCTGGAGCGACAGCTGGACAATGTGAATCAGCATCGCATATTACATCGTGAACGACGGCGCAAAGCGGGCGTTGTTCAAGTTGCGCTTGTCGGTTATACGAATGCGGGCAAATCAACTTTATTGAGACAGCTTACTGCTGCCGATGTGCTTGCAGAGGATAAGCTGTTCGCTACTCTTGATCCAACTTCGCGAGCACTTAGTCTTCCAAGTGGCAAAGAAGTGCTGTTAACCGATACGGTAGGCTTTATTCAGAATCTCCCTCATAAATTGGTTGCAGCTTTCCGAGCAACATTAGAAGAAGCGAATGAAGCTGATTTGCTTCTGCATGTGGTCGATGCTTCTTCACCGATGCGTGAACGACAGCAACAAGTTGTAGATGAAGTGCTGCAGGAGCTAGGTGCAGGTGGCAAGCCCACTTTAATCGTATTGAATAAAATCGATTTATGTAACGCTGAGACGCTCTCCTTGATGGTAGGTGGACCAGAAACGATTCGGGTCAATGCGTTTGCTGCAGCAGACTTAGAAGCGTTACTAGTGATGATCGAGGATAAATTGTTGGGCGATACCGCGCAGTTTAAAATACCTGCCGCTCGCGGTGATTTAGCTGCATTGCTGTATCGTGTTGGTGACGTTATTGAGCAGGGATCTGAAGAGGAGGATCTGCTCTTTGTTGTGCGTTTGAATCCAGTCGATATGGAAAAGTACGGGCGGTCATTAACCGAATATCGGGTATAA
- a CDS encoding YdcF family protein, translating to MFRSALFRRLLKIILIVAIAGLLWCGMLYYKITTFNGTGNPEQTSHADVGIVLGASLWNNEPSPALKERLNYAIELYNLGVFSQILVTGGLDQLPGAKLTEAEGMRNYLLSRNIPDAAISMEQLSTSTYENLLFSKKIMVEKEWATAVIVTHRYHGARAADIADKLGYTQFQVRVTESKVLRIHYHEAREILAFTKWYLDKLFL from the coding sequence ATGTTTCGTTCAGCGTTATTTCGTCGATTATTAAAAATCATATTGATTGTTGCAATTGCAGGGTTGCTTTGGTGTGGAATGCTATATTACAAAATTACTACCTTTAATGGAACTGGCAATCCTGAGCAAACTTCGCATGCCGACGTTGGAATCGTGCTTGGTGCAAGTCTTTGGAATAATGAGCCGAGTCCAGCGCTGAAAGAACGTCTCAATTATGCAATAGAGCTCTATAATCTAGGTGTATTTTCGCAAATTCTCGTAACGGGCGGCTTGGATCAGTTGCCTGGTGCAAAGCTGACGGAAGCAGAAGGCATGCGTAATTATTTGCTTTCTAGGAACATTCCAGATGCTGCGATTTCAATGGAACAGCTCTCTACGAGTACATACGAAAACTTACTTTTTTCCAAAAAGATTATGGTTGAAAAAGAATGGGCTACCGCCGTTATCGTCACTCATCGTTATCATGGTGCTCGTGCGGCAGATATTGCGGACAAGCTCGGCTATACACAATTTCAAGTGCGTGTAACGGAATCGAAGGTGCTTCGAATTCACTATCATGAAGCACGTGAAATTCTTGCATTTACAAAGTGGTATTTGGACAAGCTGTTTCTCTAA
- a CDS encoding DUF402 domain-containing protein: protein MKRKFSDRANWRRILKRSYACIPMDEPYFRGFVTLYRIHELKDPLWKEYNGRKMCLADRGYLWLQHFPKGEHYVVTTMFDDKGQVVQWYIDICKTQGLTEQQVPWFDDLYLDIVVLPTGEKMLLDEDELEEALDEGHITQRDSVMAQKTAANLLDQIHRNAFPFFDLSVQHRKQFVEKLGWEKG, encoded by the coding sequence ATGAAACGTAAATTTTCTGATCGCGCCAATTGGCGTCGAATATTGAAGAGAAGCTATGCTTGTATACCGATGGATGAACCGTATTTTCGCGGATTCGTAACGCTATATCGCATTCATGAACTGAAAGATCCACTTTGGAAAGAATACAATGGTCGCAAAATGTGCTTAGCCGATCGCGGCTATTTATGGCTACAGCACTTTCCTAAAGGGGAACACTATGTTGTCACAACAATGTTCGATGACAAAGGTCAGGTCGTACAATGGTACATCGATATTTGCAAAACACAAGGGCTGACTGAACAACAAGTGCCATGGTTTGATGATTTATATCTCGATATTGTTGTGCTTCCAACTGGGGAAAAGATGCTTCTTGATGAAGATGAACTAGAGGAAGCACTTGATGAGGGTCATATTACACAACGTGATTCTGTAATGGCACAGAAAACGGCAGCAAATTTACTCGATCAGATCCATCGCAACGCGTTTCCATTCTTTGATCTAAGTGTGCAACATCGCAAGCAATTTGTGGAGAAATTGGGTTGGGAGAAAGGGTAA
- a CDS encoding PBP1A family penicillin-binding protein codes for MDQSRTAGRTAVPNQAKGNNKSKKPRKGKKKRLLIWLFFVALFGIVCAVIGYLLIILNGERILSANMNKLNLDVATIFVDRDGNQVSKMSVQEGNREFVPFNQIPKLVSDAFVATEDKRFYEHSGIDLLGIGRALVKDIVSMSAAEGASTITQQLAKNLFLNADKTLFRKGTEASIALALENHKSKEEILELYLNRIYFGKGQYGLKTAAKYYFNVSDLDKLEVWQIATLAGIPKAPNTYNPISNPEKSKDRRAVVLSLMYDQGLITEKQKLAAEKVEYNPDVVPSNGGKYLTFIDYALEEAIAKTGMTEEELLSSGLTIQTTIDTQAQSAMEAAFDNDALFEKSKDEIKVQGAMVIMDQHDGSLVAMVGGRDYAKKGWNRVTKQRQPGSTFKPIAVYGPAIETGKYYPWSTVQDVKQCFNNYCPTNSNSKNKYKGTITMAEAIKESRNISAVWLLNEIGVKTGFEFAGKLGIELDKNDRNLAMALGGLTYGVTPLQMVNAYGAFANGGQLEDPYSILSITDRKGNYIYTYKAPKAKRVMSEDTAYYVTELLKGVTKQGGTGVNANISGRTVAGKTGTTQLGLPEVKGGGNRDVWFVGYTPEWTAAVWFGYDSTDKDHFLTQYSGQAATMFSKVMSKALEGKKKQSFPVPGNLKPEQKLEGVTGFTATYDPLYVSVGLSWNGIKGDGITYKIYRKEQGEEEFSMYAEITDTVFDDMAFLPDQTLVYYVTAYQASTKLESDPSEQRVVWIDSTLTGEPPMESEPGGDINIEPTPSENPDQEQLPPIESPVESTQPPETEGGNGGSDGAVQIEPSPPINEGVQPVPPVALKSPDNAAVMP; via the coding sequence GTGGATCAGTCGAGAACTGCTGGGCGAACAGCAGTGCCTAATCAGGCAAAGGGAAACAACAAAAGCAAGAAGCCTCGTAAGGGGAAGAAGAAACGTCTACTCATCTGGTTATTTTTCGTCGCATTATTTGGAATCGTATGTGCAGTCATTGGTTATTTGCTCATTATTCTAAATGGTGAACGTATTTTGAGTGCGAATATGAACAAGCTGAATCTGGATGTAGCTACAATCTTTGTGGATCGTGATGGGAATCAAGTTTCAAAAATGTCCGTACAAGAAGGTAACCGGGAATTTGTACCGTTCAATCAAATTCCGAAGCTTGTCTCGGACGCTTTCGTAGCAACTGAGGATAAACGATTCTATGAGCATAGCGGAATTGACTTGCTAGGAATCGGACGTGCACTTGTGAAAGATATTGTTTCTATGAGTGCAGCAGAAGGGGCAAGTACGATTACGCAGCAGCTAGCGAAAAACTTGTTCCTGAACGCAGATAAAACGTTATTCCGTAAAGGAACAGAAGCCTCAATTGCACTTGCACTTGAAAATCATAAGAGCAAAGAGGAAATTTTGGAGCTTTATTTAAATCGGATTTATTTTGGTAAAGGTCAATATGGGTTGAAGACCGCTGCTAAATATTATTTTAACGTGAGTGACTTGGATAAATTAGAGGTTTGGCAGATCGCGACGCTCGCAGGCATTCCAAAGGCGCCGAATACGTACAACCCGATCAGCAACCCCGAGAAGTCCAAAGATCGTCGCGCTGTTGTGCTTAGCTTAATGTACGATCAAGGGCTGATTACAGAGAAACAAAAGCTCGCGGCAGAAAAAGTGGAGTATAATCCAGACGTCGTTCCGAGCAACGGAGGCAAATATTTAACTTTTATCGATTATGCGTTAGAAGAAGCGATTGCAAAGACTGGAATGACGGAAGAGGAATTGCTGAGCTCAGGACTTACGATCCAAACAACGATTGATACACAGGCTCAATCTGCGATGGAAGCCGCTTTCGATAATGACGCTTTATTTGAAAAGAGCAAGGATGAGATTAAAGTTCAAGGTGCAATGGTCATCATGGACCAGCACGATGGCTCGCTCGTAGCGATGGTTGGTGGACGTGATTATGCGAAAAAAGGTTGGAACAGAGTAACAAAGCAACGTCAACCGGGTTCGACGTTCAAACCGATTGCGGTATATGGACCTGCGATTGAGACCGGAAAATATTACCCATGGTCAACCGTTCAGGACGTTAAGCAATGCTTCAATAACTACTGTCCAACGAATTCAAATAGCAAAAATAAATATAAAGGCACCATTACGATGGCAGAAGCGATCAAAGAATCACGCAACATATCTGCCGTTTGGTTGCTCAATGAAATTGGCGTTAAAACAGGTTTCGAATTTGCCGGAAAGCTAGGCATCGAGCTCGATAAGAATGACAGAAACCTTGCGATGGCTCTTGGTGGTTTAACCTATGGCGTCACGCCGCTTCAGATGGTTAATGCTTATGGCGCATTTGCAAATGGGGGACAGCTGGAAGACCCGTACAGCATTTTGTCCATTACGGATCGCAAAGGCAACTATATTTACACGTACAAAGCACCAAAAGCTAAGCGGGTCATGTCCGAGGATACTGCCTACTATGTGACTGAACTGCTTAAGGGCGTTACGAAGCAAGGCGGAACAGGAGTGAATGCGAATATTAGCGGACGCACAGTTGCTGGTAAGACAGGTACGACCCAACTCGGTTTGCCAGAAGTCAAAGGCGGCGGTAACCGCGATGTTTGGTTTGTTGGGTACACCCCTGAATGGACGGCTGCTGTGTGGTTTGGTTATGATTCGACGGATAAGGACCACTTCTTAACACAATATAGCGGTCAAGCTGCAACGATGTTTTCCAAAGTCATGTCCAAGGCGCTTGAAGGGAAGAAAAAACAGTCATTCCCTGTACCGGGCAACTTGAAGCCAGAGCAAAAGCTTGAAGGTGTTACTGGTTTTACAGCTACCTATGATCCGCTTTATGTATCTGTTGGACTGAGCTGGAATGGCATTAAGGGCGATGGGATTACGTATAAAATTTATCGTAAGGAGCAAGGTGAAGAAGAGTTCTCGATGTACGCAGAAATAACAGATACCGTTTTTGATGATATGGCGTTCTTGCCTGATCAAACGTTGGTATACTATGTGACGGCCTATCAAGCTTCAACGAAGCTGGAAAGTGATCCGTCTGAGCAAAGAGTCGTGTGGATTGATTCAACTTTAACGGGCGAACCGCCAATGGAGTCAGAACCTGGGGGAGACATTAATATCGAACCGACGCCTTCAGAAAATCCGGATCAAGAGCAGCTTCCACCGATTGAAAGTCCAGTTGAGTCCACACAACCTCCAGAAACTGAGGGAGGAAATGGGGGAAGTGACGGAGCTGTTCAGATTGAACCCTCACCCCCTATTAATGAGGGAGTGCAGCCGGTACCTCCAGTAGCATTAAAGTCACCGGACAACGCTGCTGTTATGCCGTAA
- a CDS encoding AAA family ATPase, giving the protein MNAKSNASSVRESSTTLARPSRQINVVLRNSETQGTAAVSAISTSESAARALPSNGPWSEWQRELDRMIGLENVKSFVYEIYALLQVTQYRNEVGLQAQAHVYHMVFKGNPGTGKTTIARLLAKLFQGMGLLTKGHLVEVERADLVGEYIGHTALKTRELVKKALGGVLFVDEAYSLARGGEKDFGKEAIDTLVKAMEDYKNQFVLILAGYTLEIDDFLMTNPGLPSRFPIKVEFPDYSVDQLTLIAEGMVKEREYVLQPSAISKLRQLLLDEKLDSLYHFSNARYVRNVLERAIRNQAVRLLHQYPAASPGRQELMTLRSEDLRSI; this is encoded by the coding sequence TTGAACGCCAAATCGAACGCCTCCAGCGTTAGAGAAAGTTCGACTACACTTGCAAGACCGTCTCGGCAAATCAATGTCGTATTAAGAAATTCGGAGACACAGGGAACAGCAGCAGTAAGCGCAATAAGTACATCAGAGTCGGCAGCCCGAGCTTTACCTTCCAATGGACCATGGAGTGAATGGCAACGAGAGCTAGATCGCATGATTGGCTTGGAAAATGTAAAGTCATTTGTTTATGAGATTTATGCGCTGCTCCAAGTGACACAATATCGTAATGAAGTTGGGTTGCAAGCACAAGCTCACGTTTACCATATGGTGTTCAAAGGGAATCCTGGAACAGGTAAAACGACAATTGCCAGGCTGCTCGCGAAGCTGTTTCAGGGAATGGGGTTGCTTACTAAAGGTCACCTTGTTGAGGTTGAACGCGCAGACCTCGTTGGAGAATACATTGGACATACGGCACTAAAGACGCGTGAACTGGTGAAGAAAGCACTCGGAGGCGTTCTATTCGTTGATGAAGCCTATAGCTTGGCAAGAGGTGGGGAGAAAGACTTCGGCAAAGAAGCGATCGACACATTAGTGAAAGCGATGGAAGATTACAAAAACCAATTTGTGCTCATCTTAGCGGGTTATACGTTGGAAATTGATGATTTTCTAATGACGAATCCCGGTTTGCCTTCGCGATTCCCAATCAAGGTTGAGTTTCCAGACTATTCTGTTGATCAGCTAACACTCATCGCAGAAGGGATGGTGAAGGAGCGTGAATATGTGCTGCAACCGTCAGCCATAAGCAAGCTCCGTCAATTGCTTCTCGATGAGAAGCTGGATAGCCTATACCATTTCAGCAACGCAAGATATGTTCGCAATGTATTGGAACGAGCGATTCGCAATCAAGCTGTTCGACTGCTTCATCAGTATCCTGCCGCGTCTCCTGGCAGACAGGAATTGATGACACTGAGATCGGAGGATTTGCGGTCTATATAA
- the miaA gene encoding tRNA (adenosine(37)-N6)-dimethylallyltransferase MiaA, with translation MANADERPPLLVLVGPTAVGKTALSLQLAQQFNAEIISADSMQVYRRMDIGTAKLLPEQQHGVPHHLIDICEPEHPFSVSEFQSRCTSAIVDIHGRRRLPFIVGGTGLYVESVCYGFQFQDVGSDETFRMEMRSVAEQQGAEALHARLAIVDPISAAKLHPNDLGRVIRALEIQHISGQPMSELQTQARGDQKASPYRLCIIGLTMDRDRLYERIDQRIDEMLEQGLVSEVEGLLKEGVPRDAISMRGLGYKEVAAYLAGEINELEMVHMLKRDTRHFAKRQLSWFRHMQGLEWVDVEAASKNNGLFQATCDIIAGKFSYQIEY, from the coding sequence ATAGCTAATGCGGACGAACGCCCGCCATTACTCGTGTTAGTTGGTCCTACTGCCGTAGGCAAAACGGCGTTAAGCTTACAGCTCGCACAACAGTTCAATGCAGAAATTATTAGCGCTGATTCGATGCAGGTTTACCGTCGCATGGATATCGGTACCGCTAAGCTATTGCCAGAGCAACAGCATGGCGTTCCACATCATCTGATCGATATTTGCGAGCCAGAGCATCCTTTTTCTGTATCTGAATTTCAGAGCCGGTGTACGAGCGCCATTGTCGACATACATGGCCGAAGGCGGTTGCCGTTTATCGTTGGTGGTACGGGTTTGTACGTGGAATCGGTTTGCTACGGCTTTCAATTTCAAGATGTTGGATCTGATGAGACGTTTCGAATGGAGATGCGCAGCGTCGCGGAACAACAGGGCGCAGAAGCGCTTCATGCTCGATTGGCTATCGTTGATCCGATCTCAGCAGCCAAGCTTCATCCGAATGATTTGGGTCGAGTTATACGTGCGCTAGAGATCCAACATATCTCAGGACAGCCGATGTCTGAGCTTCAAACGCAAGCGCGAGGAGATCAAAAAGCATCACCTTATCGATTATGTATTATCGGACTGACGATGGATCGCGATCGATTGTATGAACGCATCGATCAGCGGATAGATGAGATGCTAGAACAAGGTCTAGTCTCAGAGGTGGAAGGACTATTGAAGGAAGGTGTGCCTCGTGATGCGATTTCTATGCGAGGCTTAGGGTATAAGGAAGTAGCAGCATACCTTGCAGGGGAGATAAACGAACTTGAAATGGTACATATGCTAAAGAGAGATACGCGACACTTTGCAAAGCGTCAATTGTCATGGTTTCGGCACATGCAGGGGCTAGAGTGGGTCGATGTTGAGGCTGCATCAAAAAACAACGGACTTTTCCAAGCAACCTGTGATATAATAGCAGGAAAGTTTTCGTATCAGATTGAATATTAA
- the hfq gene encoding RNA chaperone Hfq has product MNKSINIQDTFLNQLRKDSIPVTVYLTNGFQIRGVVRAFDNFTIVIDSEGRQQMVYKHAISTFMPQRNVPLSHQDSSLDS; this is encoded by the coding sequence ATGAACAAGTCCATCAACATCCAAGATACATTTCTCAATCAGCTTCGCAAAGACAGCATACCCGTCACAGTATATTTGACGAATGGATTTCAAATTCGCGGCGTCGTTCGTGCCTTTGACAATTTTACGATTGTAATTGACAGTGAAGGCCGTCAGCAAATGGTGTATAAGCATGCGATTAGCACATTTATGCCGCAGCGCAACGTACCGTTATCACATCAGGATAGCTCACTCGATAGCTAG
- the mutL gene encoding DNA mismatch repair endonuclease MutL — protein MGVIRPLDEHLANQIAAGEVVERPASVLKEIVENAVDAGATRIDISAEEGGLNLLRIADDGAGIAADDMVIAFQRHATSKIATGKDLFQIATLGFRGEALPSIAAVAKVKCVSAIDHSGLGRVIEIEGGAFKTDSEINAPKGTEMVVKDLFFNTPARLKYMKTVQTELGHLSDVVYRQALARPDIAFTFVHNGNTLLRTPGNGDLRQVVAAIYGTASAKAMIALSREHPDYTLTGVTAMPTETRANRNAVTLIVNGRYVRSQAIMQPLLQAYHTLLPLHRYPLSVLDLKMHPTLVDVNVHPAKLEVRFSKENELRAFIETAIKDALSSQAYIPSGTNQRTAKPSSWVQEQIRFQVPPVTEKAITADMVSDNVISEHTVTEDFVSKEAISEATIEVQTHANAARNDRVSETQPVYRNSSNFVSPERKQQDRIPDEVWKAAFAAPEQKSTAPAFPELSWIGQLHGTYIVAQNDNGLYLIDQHAAHERINYEYYYEKFGRPEEASQELLLPVTLEFAPDESTVMRARLAAFQSAGVYLEDFGGNTFMIRAVPHWFPDGDEAAIVREMAEWVLHEKSVDLHTLREQAAIMCSCKASIKANQAQSREAGEKLLQRLGSCRQPYTCPHGRPIVVSFSTYELEKMFKRVMS, from the coding sequence ATGGGCGTAATTCGTCCGCTCGACGAACATTTAGCGAATCAAATCGCCGCAGGTGAAGTGGTGGAACGACCTGCATCCGTGCTGAAAGAAATTGTTGAAAATGCTGTAGATGCAGGTGCGACTCGAATCGATATATCTGCCGAAGAAGGCGGATTGAATTTGCTGCGCATTGCAGATGATGGAGCTGGGATTGCCGCGGATGACATGGTAATCGCCTTCCAACGCCACGCAACGAGTAAAATTGCAACGGGTAAAGACTTATTTCAGATAGCTACATTAGGCTTTCGAGGTGAAGCGCTTCCGAGTATTGCGGCGGTTGCGAAAGTAAAGTGTGTTAGCGCTATAGACCATAGTGGTCTTGGTAGAGTAATAGAGATTGAAGGCGGAGCGTTTAAGACGGATAGCGAAATCAATGCACCAAAAGGTACAGAGATGGTCGTAAAAGATTTATTTTTTAACACGCCCGCACGTTTGAAGTATATGAAGACCGTACAAACTGAACTCGGACATCTCTCGGATGTTGTCTATCGTCAGGCACTCGCACGACCTGACATTGCCTTCACTTTCGTTCATAACGGTAATACTCTACTGAGAACGCCTGGCAATGGCGATCTAAGGCAAGTCGTTGCTGCAATCTATGGCACGGCATCAGCTAAAGCGATGATTGCGCTAAGTCGTGAGCATCCAGACTATACGTTAACAGGCGTCACAGCGATGCCAACAGAGACGAGAGCGAACCGCAATGCGGTGACGCTAATCGTGAACGGTCGCTATGTTCGAAGCCAAGCAATTATGCAGCCTCTTCTTCAGGCGTATCACACGTTGCTGCCATTACACCGATATCCGCTTTCTGTGCTTGATCTAAAGATGCATCCAACACTCGTCGATGTAAACGTACATCCTGCGAAGCTTGAGGTGCGTTTCAGCAAGGAAAATGAATTGCGTGCTTTTATTGAAACGGCAATTAAGGACGCTCTTAGTTCGCAGGCTTATATCCCTTCGGGTACAAACCAGCGAACAGCAAAGCCTTCCTCTTGGGTACAAGAGCAAATCCGGTTTCAGGTGCCTCCTGTCACGGAGAAGGCGATCACGGCGGACATGGTCTCGGATAATGTAATTTCGGAGCATACTGTCACAGAGGATTTTGTTTCGAAAGAAGCGATCTCGGAAGCTACAATTGAGGTTCAAACCCATGCAAATGCAGCTCGTAACGACAGGGTATCTGAGACTCAGCCGGTATATCGGAATTCGAGCAACTTTGTGTCTCCGGAGCGAAAACAGCAAGACCGCATTCCCGATGAAGTGTGGAAGGCTGCCTTCGCAGCTCCAGAGCAGAAATCTACTGCGCCTGCTTTCCCAGAATTAAGTTGGATCGGTCAATTGCATGGAACATATATCGTCGCTCAGAACGATAATGGACTGTACTTAATTGATCAACATGCCGCTCACGAGCGGATTAATTATGAATACTATTACGAGAAGTTCGGTCGCCCAGAGGAAGCGAGCCAAGAGCTACTTCTACCTGTAACTTTGGAGTTTGCACCTGATGAGAGTACGGTTATGCGTGCGCGACTTGCTGCTTTTCAAAGTGCTGGTGTATACCTTGAGGATTTCGGTGGTAACACCTTTATGATCAGGGCTGTACCTCATTGGTTCCCTGACGGAGATGAAGCAGCGATTGTGCGTGAAATGGCAGAATGGGTGCTTCACGAGAAGAGTGTAGACTTGCATACGCTTCGCGAACAAGCGGCAATTATGTGCTCTTGCAAAGCATCGATCAAAGCGAACCAAGCACAATCACGTGAGGCAGGAGAGAAACTGTTACAGCGGTTAGGTAGCTGCCGTCAACCGTACACTTGCCCACATGGACGCCCAATCGTCGTAAGCTTTAGCACCTATGAGCTAGAAAAGATGTTCAAGCGGGTGATGTCTTGA
- a CDS encoding class I SAM-dependent methyltransferase, translated as MTTTERASDDTIELAHNIAKELSTPFVPRSNKTIRALQKTHDAETIIVVGPSDIRLLSEGQPPLFFHPSMALVRIKRLRDGGTDSLLRASGATLGDHVLDCTAGLCSDSLVFSYAVGDQGKVIALEASAVLHAVIREGLQSYETGLPDIDHAMRAIKPLHEDHDQYLRQLDNNSMDIVYFDPMFEKPVTTSSSLVPLRSFACKQTLTEESIQQAVRVARKAVVLKERRNSEHFARLGFHNIHTSATSIAYGVIRIDS; from the coding sequence GTGACGACAACGGAGCGAGCTTCAGATGATACGATCGAGCTCGCCCACAACATCGCGAAAGAACTAAGCACCCCCTTTGTTCCGCGATCGAACAAAACGATTCGTGCATTGCAGAAGACGCATGATGCGGAAACGATCATCGTTGTCGGACCTAGCGATATACGTCTTCTAAGTGAAGGTCAGCCACCGTTATTTTTTCATCCAAGTATGGCACTTGTACGGATTAAACGGCTTCGTGATGGTGGGACGGATAGCTTACTTCGTGCTTCAGGTGCAACGCTCGGCGATCACGTCCTTGATTGTACCGCAGGGCTGTGTTCTGATTCGCTCGTTTTCAGCTATGCAGTCGGTGATCAAGGAAAAGTGATTGCGTTAGAAGCTTCAGCAGTGCTACATGCTGTCATTCGAGAAGGATTGCAAAGCTATGAAACCGGATTGCCAGACATTGATCATGCAATGCGTGCGATTAAACCACTGCATGAAGATCACGATCAATATCTCAGGCAATTGGATAACAATAGTATGGATATCGTTTATTTTGACCCGATGTTTGAAAAGCCAGTAACGACCTCGAGCTCACTCGTGCCGCTTCGATCCTTTGCTTGCAAACAAACGTTAACAGAAGAGAGCATCCAACAAGCTGTACGTGTTGCTCGTAAAGCTGTAGTGCTGAAAGAACGCCGGAACAGTGAGCATTTTGCGCGTCTTGGTTTCCATAATATACATACATCGGCAACTTCGATTGCGTATGGGGTGATTCGAATTGATAGCTAA